From Streptomyces sp. TLI_053, a single genomic window includes:
- a CDS encoding EF-hand domain-containing protein — protein sequence MADEFQRRKLRNVFAAFDTDGDGCLRQHDFVALAERWGRLPAVRRDPALGARVDALMLGWWDHLLTVADADHDGKVDMEEFLTLVDRLPALRDVVTATADTVFDAVDENGDGRISRAEHGRLVDIWHGRTVPTDDVFDLLDLDGDGYLSRPEFALLWEQFWISADPSDPGNAMCGRIPEQ from the coding sequence ATGGCCGACGAGTTCCAGCGGCGCAAGCTCCGCAATGTCTTCGCCGCGTTCGACACCGACGGGGACGGCTGCCTCCGGCAGCACGACTTCGTGGCCCTGGCGGAGCGCTGGGGGCGGCTGCCGGCCGTCCGGCGGGACCCGGCGCTGGGTGCGCGGGTCGACGCGCTCATGCTGGGCTGGTGGGACCACCTGCTCACGGTCGCGGACGCCGACCACGACGGCAAGGTCGACATGGAGGAGTTCCTGACCCTCGTCGACCGGCTCCCCGCCCTGCGGGACGTGGTCACCGCGACCGCCGACACCGTCTTCGACGCGGTGGACGAGAACGGCGACGGCCGGATCTCCCGCGCCGAACACGGCCGGCTCGTCGACATCTGGCACGGCCGGACGGTGCCGACCGACGACGTCTTCGACCTGCTGGACCTGGACGGCGACGGCTACCTCAGCCGACCGGAGTTCGCCCTCCTGTGGGAGCAGTTCTGGATCAGCGCCGACCCGTCCGACCCCGGCAACGCGATGTGCGGCCGGATCCCGGAGCAGTGA
- a CDS encoding hemolysin family protein, whose amino-acid sequence MTAVQLIVGLLTIVANAFFVGGEFALISVRRSQVEPLAEAGDRRARTVIWGLEHVSAMLATAQLGITVSSLVLGMVAEPAIAHLLEPPFHSLGVPEGLIHPVAFVIALGTATYLHMLLGEMIPKNLALAAPERAALLLVPPLVATCRAVRPVVFSINGFANRILRLLRVEPKDEVASVFTEDELARMVKDSSDAELLSARDTELLRDALELGSRPVSEVVTPRERIVFAGPGTTPAQLEQLAARTGFSRFPVLGPDQRVDGYLHIKDALEHDGTRDRPFPPGTLRPIARVPAAMPLDDVLTAMRRSGTHLAAAVTADGTPLGLVTMEDVLKELVGPAPAAGAR is encoded by the coding sequence ATGACCGCGGTCCAGCTGATCGTCGGCCTGCTCACCATCGTGGCCAATGCCTTCTTCGTCGGCGGCGAGTTCGCCCTCATCTCGGTGCGGCGCAGCCAGGTCGAACCTCTCGCCGAGGCCGGTGACCGCCGGGCCCGCACCGTCATCTGGGGCCTGGAGCACGTCTCTGCCATGCTGGCCACCGCCCAGCTCGGCATCACCGTCTCCTCGCTGGTGCTCGGCATGGTCGCCGAACCGGCGATCGCCCACCTGCTGGAGCCGCCGTTCCACAGCCTGGGCGTGCCGGAGGGCCTGATCCACCCGGTCGCCTTCGTCATCGCGCTGGGAACGGCGACCTATCTGCACATGCTGCTCGGCGAGATGATCCCGAAGAACCTCGCGCTCGCCGCGCCCGAGCGGGCCGCCCTGCTGCTGGTGCCGCCGCTGGTGGCCACCTGCCGGGCGGTGCGACCGGTCGTCTTCTCGATCAACGGCTTCGCCAACCGGATCCTGCGCCTGCTCAGGGTCGAGCCCAAGGACGAGGTGGCCTCGGTGTTCACCGAGGACGAGCTCGCCCGGATGGTCAAGGACTCCTCGGACGCGGAACTGCTCAGCGCCCGGGACACCGAGCTGCTGCGCGACGCCCTGGAGCTGGGCTCCCGGCCCGTCTCCGAGGTCGTCACGCCGCGCGAGCGGATCGTCTTCGCCGGCCCCGGCACCACCCCGGCGCAACTGGAGCAGCTCGCCGCTCGCACCGGCTTCTCGCGCTTCCCGGTGCTCGGCCCGGACCAGCGGGTGGACGGCTACCTGCACATCAAGGACGCCCTCGAGCACGACGGCACCCGCGACCGGCCGTTCCCGCCCGGCACGCTCCGTCCGATCGCCCGCGTCCCGGCGGCGATGCCCCTCGACGACGTCCTGACCGCGATGCGCCGCTCCGGCACCCACCTCGCGGCGGCGGTCACGGCCGACGGGACCCCGCTCGGCCTGGTCACCATGGAGGACGTCCTCAAGGAACTGGTCGGTCCGGCCCCGGCCGCCGGAGCGCGCTGA
- a CDS encoding DUF1062 domain-containing protein, producing MNTDRKALWAVRQSALPAVVRPCPDCPGTRHRASGKIRVNASGKMLDVWLLLSCATCDRTSKVPVHERAHVSSLEPDRLVAYEINDPSVVRELMTSASLAAKNRYRLDWTGTWRLETRMPLYALDDPNPLPVRVRFQLPAPVRVERLLQLGLGLSRAEVRRLVADGRIRLPFAPDAKAHQDFELTIHGPGSVDAAKHAKSPGTPDAGRTGPTPTGPTPSGPAPAPGPGDPRRATAVGRPVVPVRSRTTRAAGVRVPKQA from the coding sequence ATGAATACCGACCGCAAGGCCCTGTGGGCCGTGCGTCAGTCCGCCCTGCCCGCAGTCGTCCGGCCCTGTCCGGACTGCCCCGGCACGCGGCACCGCGCCTCGGGGAAGATCCGCGTCAACGCGAGCGGCAAGATGCTCGACGTGTGGCTGCTGCTGAGCTGCGCCACGTGCGACCGGACCTCGAAGGTGCCCGTCCACGAGCGTGCCCACGTCTCGTCGCTGGAGCCGGACCGGCTGGTGGCGTACGAGATCAACGACCCTTCGGTGGTGCGGGAGTTGATGACCAGCGCGTCGCTCGCGGCGAAGAACCGGTACCGGCTCGACTGGACCGGGACGTGGCGGCTGGAGACCCGCATGCCGCTGTACGCGCTGGACGACCCGAACCCGCTCCCGGTGCGGGTGCGCTTCCAACTGCCCGCACCGGTCCGGGTGGAGCGGCTGCTCCAGCTCGGCCTCGGCCTGAGCCGGGCCGAGGTGCGCCGGCTGGTCGCGGACGGGCGGATCCGCCTGCCGTTCGCGCCGGACGCCAAGGCGCACCAGGACTTCGAACTCACCATCCACGGACCGGGTTCCGTCGATGCGGCCAAGCATGCGAAGTCCCCCGGCACGCCCGACGCCGGACGCACCGGACCGACCCCGACCGGCCCGACCCCGAGCGGGCCGGCGCCGGCGCCGGGCCCGGGGGACCCGCGCCGGGCGACGGCGGTCGGCCGACCGGTCGTTCCGGTACGGAGCCGGACGACACGGGCGGCCGGGGTGAGGGTTCCGAAGCAGGCGTAG